The genomic window ACACGCTTGCGCCATGAAAGCTGAGGGGGATTGCGATCCCAATCCGTGTCGATTGTCAGGTTACGTACCACGCCGTCGCGCGCGGCGCCGCGCACGGCAGGCCAGTCGCCCGGCTGAAGCGTCAGAGCAGTAGCATGCTCGCCTGCCGGCATTTCCATAGCAGGAATCGGCGAGCTGGCCGCGGCAAGTTCCGCCAGATAAAGATCTTCGGCCTTGGGGGCCCAACGCCAATTGACGTCGGCTTTCAGGTCGCCACTGAGACCGTCCATGCGCAACAAAGTCATGGAACTCCAACTCAGACCGAGAATGGCGACGAGCCCCATGCTACGGACCGCTGTGGATAGATTGCGGCTGACCAACAGCCAGACTGCCCAAGCGGTAAAGACAATCGGCAGGCCAAAAAACAAAACACCGATCGTACCCAAGGTCTTCTGCGACACAGCGACTGCGGCCGCGCCACCGACGAATAAGGCCAGCAAGCCCCACACACGTTCCTTGCGAGTCGCACTGCGCGTCAGCAGCCACCAAATCAAAAACAGCAATGTCAGTAGCGCCGTGTCGATAACGCCCGTGAAAAACTGCGCATAGATCGGCCATTCGATCAGGGCAGGCACGGCATATACGACCCAAAACATGCCAACGAGCGCCAACGCCGGCCAAATTCGGCCACGTGCCGAGGGCACGGCAGACGGCTGTGGAGGACCAACATGCGAATCCGACTCGCTATCCTGCACTTTGCCACTCATGACGATCGCTCCTGTACATTTTTCGCCCAACTGCCGGTTGCCACCTGCCCGGCCTGCGGCCGACGAGCCCCAGTTAGTGCTTCGTACTAGCCACAACCCCCTTGGAGTCGTTTTTCCGAATCCCAGTGAATGCGTCCGTCGTCGATTTCGGCGATCAGTGACCGTACCCAAACAAGTTCGGCCTCGCGCATGGCGCACGCGTATTCGGCTTCCAACAGAGGCACGCGACCGATCTGCGGAACAAGGTTTGTCATCACAGCGCGCAGCGCCACGATGCCGCAATCGAGTTCCCGGGCACGGATCTCCAACTGCGTGCGCGCATCCTCTGGCGCCAGATGCGCTACAAAACTCATAGCGGCCACAAATTGCGACGGTTCGCGCACAGGCTTCGATAGCAACGCGCGCAGCCATTCGAGTGCCTCGACGTCGCCGCACTCGGTTAGACGGTACACGGTGCGCTCGGGGCGGCGTCCTTCGCGGCTGGTTTCGACCTCTTCGATCAGCCCCGCCTTGGCCAACCGTCCGATGGCGTGATACAGCGAGCCCGCTTTGAGCTGTAGAAAATCGTCCTTGTGACGAATGCGAATCAAGCGCTGCATATCGTAAGGATGCCGGGGCCCTTCGCGCAACAGGCAAAGGACCGTCAAGCACCACAAATTGCGGGACGTCTTACTCGTCGCCATATTGGATTGCCCAAACTGATATAATTCATTTGAGATATACAAAGTTAATTATCTGGCGTCAAGGTTTCTCGTCGCGCCGACACCACAGCTCGAGGGGATATACAAGGAGAAGCCTCCAGCCAGGCCGGACCAGCGCCTGGTTACGGCTCGAACACGCGTGCGGCCAAATTCCAGCTAACTTTGCTCGTCGCTGGTGGTTGGCGTCTGGCTGCGAACTAAGGCCAGGGCTTCCTCGAAGTAGCGCTGCAGCATGAGAAAGCGACGCTCGTCGCCACCACGATCCGGGTGCAGCGTCTTGATCCGACGGCGATATTCCTGGGTCAGTTGGCTCTCGCTACAAGGCCAATCGAGCCCAAACACGGCCACGCAGCGCGGCACTTTTGGCTTAGCCCAATCGGGCGTACCCATGTCGCGGTAGACGATCGTCGAGATGACACGCCGCAGCGAGCGCAGGTAGCGGCGAAAATCGGCCACTGCGAAAAAATACCCTAGCGCTGGCAAGGCAATCGCCACGACCAAAAACGCGGCCAGCGCCGCAGCATCAAGCGAATCTGGCCAATTATGTGGAGTCCAGTCATCCATAGTCGGTCCGTTATAGCCGAGCCCATCGCGGGGACAATCTCATCCGTGCGTCACCATTGGTCCACCAGAATGCGTACTTGCAGGTCACGTATACATTATTGCAGATGTTGCCTGCGTACGCGGACCGCGCCCTTTAATGAGGCTTAATAGTCGGCGTCAAACTGATCCCGACGGCTTTCTATCAATGGTCGAAATCTTTGCACGGTGAGCCGGATTCGGGTACGCTATGGGGGTAACTCCCGCCGCGCCCGCAGAGGGTGCATGCCGCTCGAAACGGCCGGTCCTAAATTATTTCACGCCCGCACACCCCTACCAGGAGATTTGCCGTGAACGAAAGTTCAGCCAACGGCCTGTCACGTCGTGAGCTTTTGAAATCTGCCGGAACGCTTGCCGCCGCGACGGGATTGGTGGGCATGGCCGTTCCCAAGGTTCACGCGGCCGAAAGCAACACGATTCAAATCGCCCTGGTAGGTTGCGGCGGACGCGGCACAGGTGCGGCGGCCAACGCCCTGGCCACCAAGAGCGGCCCCACCAAGCTGGTGGCCATGGCAGACGTCTTCCCCGCAAAGCTGGCAAGCAGCCACAAGAACATCACCGAGCAAGCGCCGGATCAGGTCGATGTACCAGAGGATCACAAGTTCATCGGCTTCGATGGTTACAAGAAGGCCATGGACTGCCTACGCCCCGGCGACGTGGTGATCCTGGCCACGCCGCCAGGTTTCCGCTGGCTGCAATTCGCCTACGCCATCGAGAAGGGCTTGAACGTCTTCATGGAGAAGCCGACCACGGTCGACGGCCCCACGACACGCAAGATGCTCGCCCTGGCCGAGGAATCGCAGAAGAAGAATCTCAAAGTCGGCGTCGGCTTGATGTGCCGCCACTGCGAGGCGCGCGGCGAACTCTACGATCGCATCAAGAGCGGCGAGATCGGCGACATTGTGCTACTCCGGGCCTACCGCACGGCTGGCCCGACCGCGCATGCCTTCGCGCTACCCAAGCCGGCCGATTTCTCCAGCGAGCTTCTCTACCAGATTCAGGAGTTCCACGCGTTCCTGTGGGCCAGCGGCGGCGCGTTCAGCGATTTCTTGATCCACAACATCGACGAATGTTGCTGGATGAAGGACGCCTGGCCGGTCGAAGCAAAGGGTTTCGGCGGCCGCCACTACCGCGGCGACTACATCGACCAGAACTTCGACACGTACACGACCGAGTACACATTTGCCGACGGTTCCAAGTTGATGCTCGAAGGACGAACCGTCGAAGGTTGCCAATCCGAATTCGCCAGTTTTGCCCACGGCACCAAGGGTTCGGCGGTGATCTCGACGTCCAGCCACTGGCCGGCCAAGCCGCGCATTTTCCGCGGCCAGAAAATGGACAATAGCGAAGTGGTCTGGAAGTTCGGACCTGAAAAGAACAATCCCTATCAGGCCGAGTGGGATCACCTGATGCTGGCGATCCGCGAGGACAAGCCCTACAACGAGTGCAAGCGGGGGGCCGAGGCCAGCCTGGTCACCTCGATGGGTCGACTGGCATGCCATACCGGCCAGGTGGTCACGTTCGAGCAAATGCTCGCGCACGATCACGAGTTCGCCCCCGAGATCGACAAGTTGACGATGGACTCCCCTGCCCCATTGTTGGCCGGCTCTGACGGCAAATATGCCGTGCCGCAGCCAGGCATCAACAAGACGCGCGAGTATTAAGTCGGACTACGACCTTGTCGCGCCGGTTCCCACGCACCGCGAGACAGCCGTTGGCCGACGCCGATGGATATGGCGCGCGATTTAAGATCATTATTTCAACCCATAATGAGCGGGCCCGGTCTCTCTGCATCGACCGGGTCCGCTTTTTCATGCGCGCACACAAGCGTCTTGCTCGCGCCCTGAAGTGGCGCTACTTGACCATCGCCGCAGCTTGCTCGCGCGCGGCACTGGCGGCTTCCAGCACACGATATAGTTCGTCAGGCTGCAGCGGCTTGGAAATATGTCCGTCCATGCCGGCTTGTTGACAGCGCTGCTCGAATCCTTTGTAGGCGTGCGCGGTGAGCGCAATCACCGGAGTCCGATGTCCGCTAACCACTTCGCGCTCGCGGATGGCGGCCGTGGCGGTCAGGCCGTCCATGTCGTGCATTTCGACATCCATCAGGATTACATCGAATGGCTCGCGCTCCCAGGCAGACAGCGCCTCGCGCCCGGAACTGGCCTTGGTGACCGTATGCCCAAATAGCTCCAGCAGCCCGGCGGCAACCTCTTGATTCACGGGACTATCGTCGGCGATGAGCACACGTAGGGGCCGGCCCGTGCTCGTCCACGAGCGCTCGCCGACCTCGACCGTGCGTTCGTCTTCGGCGCCCAATGAGGCCTTGATCGCCAATTCGAGTTCCTTGCGCTTGACGGGTTTCGTCAAGCATTGGGCAATTTGCATTTCCTCGCAGCGGTTCGCGCAATTGATTTGCCCGGCCGGAGCCAGCACGACGACCGGCGGCAAAGGCAGTGCGGCTTGTTCGATCCAGGATTGAATCAGCGCTAACTCTACCGGATTTGCGGCCGCCAGGTCGACGATGATCACGTCCGGTCGAGCTTCGCTTTCGGCGTCGTCGAAGATCCCCGGCAACGAAGCGTCTTGCGGTCCTAGCGTGGCCATCTGCAAGTCGAACGCGCCCAGCATCTCGCCATAGGTCAGCATCGCATGGCGATTGCTACTGACTAACAGTGCGCGACGCCGCAGCGGATCTTGCCAAATTGCGCCCGTCTCGATTTGCTCGTCAGCAATCGCCCCATTGTCATGCAAAGCCACTTCGAAATGAAACGTGCTCCCCTGGCCGTACTCGCTCTCGACCCAAATATGTCCCCCCATCAGACTCACCAGTTGCGACGAGATGGCCAATCCCAACCCCGTTCCGCCAAAGCGGCGGGTCATGGAATTATCGCTTTGACGGAAGGCCTCGAAAATGCAGTGCTGCTTATCGGGGGGAATCCCAATACCGGTGTCCTGGACGGCAACGTGCAACTCTACGGCGTCGCCGATGCGCTGCTTCACTTCGACGCGAACGAGGACTTCGCCTTCCTCGGTGAACTTGATGGCATTGCCTACCAGGTTCATCACGATCTGTCGCAAACGGCCCGGATCACCGAGCAACGACTCCGGCACATTGCGGTCGACATGACAGGTCAATTCCAGTCCCTTGCGCGAGGCGGTGATCGCCAACAGCCGCGCGGCATCGTCCACGACGTCGCGAATTGCCAAGGGAATGCATTCCAGGTCCAAGCGGCCCGCTTCGATTTTGGAGAAATCCAGAATGTCGTTCAACAATGTCAGCAGCGCCTGTGCCGAATCCTTGACGATCGTCAGATTGTTTCGCTGATGTGACGAAAGCGACGTGTTGAGCGTCAGCTCGGTCATGCCGATCACACCGTTCATGGGAGTGCGGATCTCGTGGCTCATCGCGGCCAGGAACCGGCTCTTAGCATGATTGGCAGATTCGGCCGCATGCTTGGCGACGGTCAACTCGCGCTGCGCCTCGAGCAGCTCCTGAGCGACTCGTTCCAGCTCTTGGTTCGATTCGGCCAACTCGCAGGAACGGGCTTCGGCCGCGGCAGTGCGTTCTTCGACGCGCTGCTCCAGACTTTCATTCAGGTTCTGCAACTGGGTGAAGCCCTCGGCATTTTCCAGTGCCGCGCCTGCGATTGTCGCGATGTAGTCGGCCAGTCGCTCTTCGTCGAAACCAAACAGGTCGCGGACGTGCTCATGAGTGACGTACAAGCAGGCGACCGCGGCGCCGCGCACGTACAGCGGCGTGCAAAGTGCCGAACGCTCGCCGTCGGCGGCGGCACTATCAGTGCTGCGGACGCCGCCACGCTGCTCGACAAACGCCACCGCGCGACGCACGCGGAGCGATTCCTGCATTTTCGTTTCGTCGTAGGCGCCGGGAATGCTGCCGCTGACCGGCTCGAACCGTGACGCGCCTTCGTCTTCAACAATGCGCAGCACCAGGCAATGTTCGGCCCGCAGCAGCCGCAGGGCCGCGGTGCGAGCCTCTTCTTGAATCAAATTGGGGGACAACGCCGACGCAATCCTGCGGCCCCAGTCCAAAACTGCGTCGAAACGATCCGCCAGCGACAACGTCGGCGGGCTGGACGACGCTCCGTCGGCGTGCGGAGCCGTAAAGGCGTTTAGTTCGCCGAGGATCGCCTGGGCTTCGGCCCGGTCGGCTGCCGCACCAAGTTGACCTAATTCCTGCGCCAACTCGGCCTTGGCGAGTAGCGACTGGGCGTATTCAAAACGAGCGGACTGCTTTTTAGCGACTGCCAGGCTTTTGTTGAGCGAGCGCATCGCCCGGCGTTCCGCACCACGCATGGCCTGGATCAATCCCAGCTCGCGCAGGGCATGGGGTAAGTCATTCCGGCACAACCAACAGGCCCGGATCGCTCGACGGGCCGCGGCTTCGGCGCGGCGCAGCAGCGCATTGCGACGCACCGGCGTCTGGTCGCGCAGCGCCACGGCCTGCTGCCTGAGGATCGTCGCCAGCCAAGGCAAACAGGGCAATGTATACGCATTACGTACGCCCGCCGCGTATGCCAGGTCGATTGCCTCTTGGATCAGCTCTTCGGCTTCCATCAGTTGACCGGCCCCCAGCATCTGCAAGGCCTGTGCAAACAATACCTGGGCCTTGCCTTGCACGTCGTGACGCGGCCGTGCCAATTCCTTTTCGAGGATCGACTCCGGCACGGCGCCGGTCGCGCGCACCCACAAATCCAGATTGATGCCCGAGGCCTGCTCGTCGCCCAGTTCGATGCCCGAGCGATAATTCAGCTGCGCCTCTTCCAGGGCGCCGCCCAGATCGCCCAATCGGTACAGCGAAGCGGCAATCTGATAGCGGGCGATGTGGACCTGCCAGTAATCTCCGGTGCGTTCCAGCAGCCGGATGGCTTCGCGGCATTTTTCGATGCACGCCTCGAATTGCGATCCGGCGTACAACACCACGCCATAGTAGTGCAGTGATTGACCTTGGCCCGACCAATCGCCAAAGCGGCGGCGTATATCGAGCGACTTTTGCGCATAGTGGCGCGCGCGGCTCAAATAGCCCACCAGCGTCAAACCCGGCGCGTGCTCCGCGTAAGCCTGGGCCAGTTCGGGCGTAGCTAGATAGCGCTCGGCGAGGTTCATGTTGCGCAGGTGCGCCCACATGACGTGCATCAGGCTTCGACAATACCAACAGCCGTGAGCAAGATTCGACAGCAACTGTAACGTCAGTCGCTCGATCTCGTTGGGCAGCCGATGGGTGCGGTTGACGAACACGCGTGGCAAGCAGGTGTGCAAGAACGTGATGGCGCCCTCTTTGAGAACTTGCGACACCAACACAGCCCAACGGCGCGGAACGAACTTGCCCAATTCGCGCATGGCAGATTCAAAGCAGTCGATCGCTCCTTCCATATCGCCGCGTTTGAATGCCAGCTCGCCCAGCTTGTTACGAATCTGCGCTTTCGAGAAGCTTCCGTTGGCGACCGCCGCCGCAGCTTCGAATTGCTCACCCGCTTCGTCGTAACGGCCGCGTAGCATCAGAACTCCGCCCAATTCCTCAGCCACCCGGTAACGCATGGGAGCATCGGCCGACTCGGCGCCGCGTGCTGCGATGCGATATTGCTGTTCGGCAACTTCCAAAGCGTACTGCGTGCGGGCCTGGGTGGCCGCCTGCAGCGCGTATGGCAACGCAAATCGCGAGTCGCCTGCGGCATCGAAGTGATACGCGATTTCGGTGCTGCGATCGTCATGGTGTGCTTGCAGGTAAGCGGCCGCCTGACCGTGCAGTCGGCGCCGATCTGTAGCGGCCTGTCCGTCGAGCACCGCTGAGCGGATCTTGTCATGTACGAACACGCAGCGCGAGCCGTCGGGCCGCAGCCATACCAACCGGCGCTGCCGAGCCACGTCGAGGGCCATGATCGATTGGCTGGCCGTCTGTTGCGTCAGCTCGGCGGCGACGTCCAATTCGAATTCCTTTCCCAGCACGGCGCCGGTCGATAGCAGACGTAGCGCGTCGGGCGGCAGCATCTCGAGCCGGCGGGCGAGAAACTCAGCCGCACGGCTCGATGATTGCACTTCGTCAAGATTGAGGCTTTCGACGCGCCAGCCATCCACCTCGCGCACCAGTGCCCCCGACTCGACCAACCCCCGCAACACGGCCGACGCCATGAAAGGGCTGCCATCAGCCAAACGAGTCAACGCCGTCACCACTTCCTCGGGAAGCGGCCCCGCCATCGACTCCACCAGATTTCGCACTTCGTGCGGGGCAAAGGGTGAAAGCCGTAGGTGCAGGTCGGGAGCTACGCGGCGCAGCAAATGGTCTTCGGGCACTTCTTCGGTACGGAAGGCAACCACTAACAGCACGTGTCGTCCAGCGGTCTCGGTCTCCGTCTGGCTTTGCCAGCGACGGATCAATCGATACGTCAACTCGTCAGCCCATTGGCAGTCGTCCAGCACCAGCAATACTGGACGCTCGGCAGTCCCCAACGCGTTCAGGAAATTGGCCAAGGCGTGCAGCGTCCGCAGCTCGCCCGCCGCTTCCGGAGCAAAGGCCAGTCCGTCGTCCCCGCCCAGAACGCGGGCCAGACCGGGCAAGGCTGCTCCCACGGCCGGCGCATAGTCGCCCAATCGCTCGCGCACGGCGACCAGCAACTCGGGATCAGAGCTGGCCGCCGACAAGAACCCTTCGACCACACCTGAGAGCAATGAGAAGGGCAGCCGAGCGACTTCGTTCGTGCCTTGCCCCCACAGTGCCCAAAATCCTTGCGAGGCCGCACGATGTGTCGTTTCGGTCAGCAACCTTGTTTTGCCCCCTCCCGACTCGCCTTCCAGCAAAATCAAACCGGCCCGGCCTTGCCGCGCGTGGGCGATCTGCTCGTCGATGCTCACCAGCTCGTGCGTACGAGCCACGAAGGCCGGCTCACTTAATGTCTGGCGCAAATCTTGTGCGCCGATGACGACAGCCGGTTCGATCTCGCCACGGTCCAGCGCCTCGCGAATCGCGTCCAGGTCCGCCAGCACCGCGTCGGCAGACTGGTAACGATCGCGAGGGTCCTTGCGCAACAAACGTTGCACGACTTCGTCCAGGGCACGCGGCACGGCGATGCCCAAGGCACGCAGCTCGGGCACGCAAGCCGTCATATGATCGAACAGAATGGCGCCGAGCGAATTGCCGACGAACGGGGGGCGCCCGGCTAAGCAGTGGAACAAGGTTACGCCGGCCGCGTAGAGGTCAGACGTCTCGGTGACGTCGTGATCGATCGACCCGGCCTGCTCGGGAGACAAATACAGTGCGCCGTTAAGGGCCTGCGAGCGTGTACTAGGCTCGTCCAACTGCAAAGCGGGCGACGGCTCGACATCGACCAGGACAGCGGTCGTGATCGGCATCTCGTCCTTGACGATGACATTACGCGGTCGGACACCACGATGCAGCAAATGGTGCGCGTGCATGTCACGCAAGGCTGAGAAGATGGCCTTGCCGATCAATAACGATTCGGACACGGCCAGTTGCCGCGTCTGCAAGACGGCTTGCAGCGGCTGGCCCGGCACCTGGCCGTACACGACCAGCAGGTCGCTGCCCTCGCGTCCCACGTGGAGAACGGGAGCCACCCAGCGGGACTCGAGTTTTTGCCGATGGCTGGCTTCGTACTCAAGACGCATAAGGGCGGCCGGGTGAACCGAGTCAGCCGCGATCGTTTTGATCACGACCTCGCGTCCATCCTCGAAGTCACTACCGCAATATGTGCGAACTCCCTCCGATTCGCTCAGACATTGGCGCAGATGGTACCGCGAGCCAACGATGTGGCCCGACGGACCTGCAACCCCTGGCGGCACTTCTACGCCTGATAGACCTTCCACGTGCTCTCCAGCCGCGGCGATTGTCCGCGGCGCAACTCATTGCGCCAGCATTCGATACTGCGTTAGCCTGATCCACATGTTCGAGCCGCGCGTCTGGGACCACTCGCGGCAAATCCACCTCCTGAAACGTAGCTTTGCCGCATCACGCTGGCGGTGCTTAGGCGCGCCGTACTCGTCAGTAGCGGGTGGGGTAAATCACCCCCATAGGGCTTATGCCGACTTTGGCGCTTCTAGTGGTTGGGTAATCGAGCGACACCGTACGCCTCGGAGCATAATCCGCAATCCGCAGGCAGGAATGGAAGCGGCTGTCACTGCTACACGGTAGCGCAACGAATTTCCGTGATGACTGGTCGAATCATCGACAAGGACGTCATGCAGGAAGCGCATGCGGATTCCATGCATTACGCGCCGCGCAGAAAACATTGCTGCAATGACACGATCTGGTCGAGCGTTGCATGACAGGGCATGCACGATCGCTGAAGTCGCGCAACAACCCTTTGGCAGCCACATGAGGGACAATCCGTATGGCCGGCAGAGGGGGAATCGCGCGGCGCGGCGCGATTGCTTCGCAACGCCGCGCTGTTGTTGTCACCGATGGCGAAGCGAGCACGCAAAGTTTGCCTGAGCGGTATGGGCCGAACACACTAGTCAACAATTCGTGAACTTTGTTGCATTCGACACATTTTTTTTCTTGCAACGCATTGGTGGATTAGTAATAACCGAACTCCGTGCTCAGTGACGCTCGTCATTGAGGACTGCAAGCCCGGAGCACTTCCATGTCCATTCTGATCGGCGCGCGCTGGATTGGCGCTAACCGTGACAGAGCAGATGGACGAGCCGCTTACGAGTGCGCCGGAGCGACGCGTCGCCCCCTCTTCTACACACGGCGTCTATGAGCTCATCTGGGCAAGGGATTTTGTCATGGAACACGCAATCAGCCAGTTCTTCGCGGAACACGTCTCAAGGTTCACTCAAGCACTCGAAGACTTCGACCGGCATATCGACCGGCAAGCCGAGCCAGACTCGGACGCGATCGTGGCCGAGTTAACGCGTTCAATTAACGCTTCGCTGGCCGACTGCACGGCGCTCGAGGTGCAACTGGCCGGCAGCGACCCAAAAATCCTGAAGGAAGCGCAGGCAAGGTATCGCGAGGCCATCTGGCCATGGTTTGGTCTGAGCTGGTTTATGAATCATGCCCTCAGCAAGCCGCGCGGCTATCCGGGCGATTACCACATGCTGACGTCTATCTACGAGGCTCGGCCCAGAAGTCGCGGTCTGGGGGGCTATTTGGACCGCTATTTCCTCAATACGCAGCTCGGGCGGGCCGTTGTCGGACGCCTGCGACTGGCCCGCGAATTCCTACTGGCCGAAGTGGCCCGCTACGAGGGAGATTTTGCGGTTCTCAACGTCGCCTGTGGCCCTTGCCGCGAATATTTGGGTGGCTTGGGAAAAACCGAACACGGTCAGACCACGATTACCCTGGTCGACAACGATCCGCTGGCTCTGGATTACGTGCAAGCCAACGTCGCGCCGGGGCTGATCGGCAGCGCGAAGCTTAATTTCGTTCGCTACAACGCCCTCCGCATGACCTCAGCCGTGGTCAATGTCGAGAGGTTCGGACGCAGCGATTTGATCTACAGCGTCGGGCTATGCGACTACATTCCGGACAAGTACCTAATTCCGATGTTGCAAGGCTGGCGCGGATCGCTCAGCCCAGGCGGAACCGTGTACGTCGCGTTCAAGGATTCGCGACGGTACACCACACCGGAGTATCAATGGCTGGTCGACTGGTTCTTCCTGCAACGCACCGAGGAAGAGTGCCGCAATCTCTTTGTCGCGGCCGGATACGACATGGACGAATTGGAGATGGTCCGTGACGAGACGGGCATCATCATCAACTTTATCGCGCGCAGCAAGGTGCCGGCGTTTGTCCGCGTCGACGTGCCCGCCGCGCTTCCGCTACCTCAGCACGGCAACGTACCAGCGCACTCGGAAGAACCACACGGATCGTAGACGCCAGCGAGTACTTATCGTTGACGGCCGGCAAACACGATGAACCTCAAGGAGCGTGTCCGACGTTAGGGCACGCTCCTTTTTCATGCGCGTCGAGACGACCGCCGGCGATCGCTAGAACGGGCGAATCAAGCCTATGAACAGCGCGTCGACCTGGGTCCTGATCGTGCTGTTGCTGAAATCTCCTCCCACCAATTGGCTCGTGCCGATGTTTTGTGGAGCAGAAAAGGCGTGTGCCCAACCCACGTCGACGTTCCACTCCTTCCACCCAAAACCGTATCCAACTGTAAAGGTATTAGTCAGCGTCGCTGGCAAGAAGGGCGTCAGCGTTCCGGTGGGAACGGGATTCGGATGATAGACATAGCCGATCCGGAAAGTGCCGCCGACATCCAGGATCTGCTCGTACCCCAGACGCATAGAGACGCTGCTGGCCCAATTCAGCGGCAACGTTTCATTGATGGCTGGTGGAAATGCCACGTTCGAAGCGTTCTGCAGCGTGACACCCAGATTCTTAAAAGACTGTGCCCAATCGAACCAGATCACGTCCGCAGAAACCGTGCGATGGGGGCACAGTTTGCGGCGCACGCCCAAAGCCACCGTTTGCGGCCAACTGATCGCCACAGTTGAGTTGTAGGTGCTAATCCCCCCGCCCAGCGCGGCCGGTAGATTCACCTGGGCCGTGCCGTGCAAATTGAAGTTGCTGGCGCTTTGGTACGTACATCCGATCGTGGTGTCTTCAGTCAACAAATATTGCATGCCCGCCGACCATACCTGCGTGGCACCCGCGCCGTGGATATCGAGCAAAATCGGCGTGCCTGCCAGGGGCGCACTTTGCAGAAAATAGGGACCGTTCAGCGAGGCATAGCTGACGCCCACGCCAAACGTGCCGCCGATCGAAAGGCGGTCCGTCACCTTGTAAGAAATACCGGGCAGAATCTTGGTGAGCGTGCCGAACGAATCGTAGGAACGCGTTCCTGGAAAGAACGTGTTTCCGTTCATGTTATAGTTGGTCGAGAATCCGGCCGGCGTGAACATGCCGATGCCGATCGCGAAATCACCATCGGCGCTGCGGCGGATGTACGACAGTTGCGGCAACGGGGTGAAACCCTGGCTGACCGCGCTCTTGACCGCGCTCGTATAACGGAAGTTCGTTTGCAGTCCAACCAGGTCGGCCTCGAATAGCCCGTCCCCTTCGACGTTACTCATGGCGGCGGGGTTGTCGAACAGGATGGCGCCGTTGTCGGCGTATCCCTGGTTCGTTCCACCGCGTGACAGAGAGCGCGGCGACACACCGTCCAGGAACAGGCCATCGGACCAGGCCGTGGCTGCCATCATTAGCCAGGCGACCACCGCCACACAGGGCATCCATGTCCGCCGCATGGGACGCAGTCCTTTGCGCAAGGGAGAGTGATTCTCTCCGTAGCATCGGCGCGCCGTCGGCGCATTGCGGATTCGGCCACGTCAAAAACCCGCCTAATGCCCGAGTCCACTGCCGGTCGTGCGGCCTGGAGAAACTTTGCGGGCGTCGCGATAGGCGAGGTCGTGCGTAGCTGATGTACGCCGCTATCGCTCTGTCGCCACTGGCGTGATTTCGGACGATAAGCCTACGCCGACACTTGCCAGCATCCCGCCAGACGTAAAAGGAGTGGTGTCGCGAAGCTGTGCCGCGACCTCGATGAATTCCTGCTCGCGCAGCAAAAACGCCTGCACGACGTCGGGATCGAACTGCGTGCCGTTTCCTTCCAGGATAATGGCCCGGGCCTTTGCATGATCGAACGCCGGCTTATAGACGCGTTTGCTCGTCAGTGCGTCGTAAACGTCTGCCAGAGCCACGATGCGGCCGCAAAGCGGAATCTGGTCCCCTTTCAGCCCGCATGGATAACCTCGACCGTCGAATCGCTCGTGATGGGTGATGGCAATGTCGCGCGCCATCCGCAGAAATTGCGCGTCGGGGCGCGCCGTGGCCACGGATTGCAGCGTCTCGCCGCCCAAGATTGTGTGCCGCTGCATAATGG from Pirellulales bacterium includes these protein-coding regions:
- a CDS encoding class I SAM-dependent methyltransferase family protein, with the protein product MEHAISQFFAEHVSRFTQALEDFDRHIDRQAEPDSDAIVAELTRSINASLADCTALEVQLAGSDPKILKEAQARYREAIWPWFGLSWFMNHALSKPRGYPGDYHMLTSIYEARPRSRGLGGYLDRYFLNTQLGRAVVGRLRLAREFLLAEVARYEGDFAVLNVACGPCREYLGGLGKTEHGQTTITLVDNDPLALDYVQANVAPGLIGSAKLNFVRYNALRMTSAVVNVERFGRSDLIYSVGLCDYIPDKYLIPMLQGWRGSLSPGGTVYVAFKDSRRYTTPEYQWLVDWFFLQRTEEECRNLFVAAGYDMDELEMVRDETGIIINFIARSKVPAFVRVDVPAALPLPQHGNVPAHSEEPHGS
- a CDS encoding outer membrane protein transport protein — translated: MRRTWMPCVAVVAWLMMAATAWSDGLFLDGVSPRSLSRGGTNQGYADNGAILFDNPAAMSNVEGDGLFEADLVGLQTNFRYTSAVKSAVSQGFTPLPQLSYIRRSADGDFAIGIGMFTPAGFSTNYNMNGNTFFPGTRSYDSFGTLTKILPGISYKVTDRLSIGGTFGVGVSYASLNGPYFLQSAPLAGTPILLDIHGAGATQVWSAGMQYLLTEDTTIGCTYQSASNFNLHGTAQVNLPAALGGGISTYNSTVAISWPQTVALGVRRKLCPHRTVSADVIWFDWAQSFKNLGVTLQNASNVAFPPAINETLPLNWASSVSMRLGYEQILDVGGTFRIGYVYHPNPVPTGTLTPFLPATLTNTFTVGYGFGWKEWNVDVGWAHAFSAPQNIGTSQLVGGDFSNSTIRTQVDALFIGLIRPF